The following are from one region of the Sulfurimicrobium lacus genome:
- a CDS encoding type II toxin-antitoxin system Phd/YefM family antitoxin — translation MHAVNMLQAKSSLSRLVESIEQGEEREIIIARNGRPAAKLVPVDASLPGQRIGVAKGVFEVPDDIDASNTEVAALFLGGAPR, via the coding sequence ATGCACGCCGTAAACATGCTGCAGGCCAAATCCAGTCTTTCCCGCTTGGTGGAATCCATTGAACAAGGTGAGGAGCGCGAAATCATCATTGCTCGCAACGGACGACCGGCGGCAAAGCTGGTTCCCGTGGATGCCTCGCTGCCTGGTCAGCGCATCGGTGTGGCCAAGGGTGTTTTCGAGGTGCCTGACGATATCGACGCCAGTAATACCGAAGTGGCCGCCTTGTTCCTGGGAGGGGCACCCCGTTGA
- a CDS encoding type II toxin-antitoxin system VapC family toxin, translating to MNLLLDTHVALWAITDNPHLPTRARELLLAPRSTVWVSAVSVWEIAIKHGLGRGDMPVSGQDALNYFRQAGYRLLAIEPEHAAMVEGLPGHHQDPFDRLLVAQALAEPMRLLTHDATVARYSDTVILV from the coding sequence TTGAATCTCTTGCTGGACACGCATGTGGCGTTGTGGGCCATCACCGACAATCCCCACCTCCCAACCCGTGCGCGCGAGCTGCTTCTTGCGCCGCGCAGCACAGTTTGGGTCAGTGCAGTCAGTGTGTGGGAGATTGCCATCAAGCACGGCCTGGGACGGGGAGATATGCCTGTGTCCGGTCAGGATGCGCTGAACTACTTCCGCCAGGCCGGGTATCGCCTGCTTGCCATTGAGCCTGAGCACGCGGCTATGGTTGAGGGTTTGCCTGGACACCATCAGGATCCATTCGACCGGCTGCTTGTGGCACAGGCGTTAGCGGAGCCGATGCGACTATTAACCCACGATGCGACGGTGGCCCGGTATAGCGATACCGTTATCCTGGTTTAA
- the rimO gene encoding 30S ribosomal protein S12 methylthiotransferase RimO, which yields MSKSPKIGFVSLGCPKALVDSEQILTQLRAEGYDISPSYESADLVVINTCGFIDAAVEESLDAIGEALAENGKVIVTGCLGARPEVIMEAHPQVLAVTGPHALQEVMSAVHQHLPQPHDPFTSLIPEQGIKLTPRHYAYLKISEGCNHRCTFCIIPSFRGDLVSRPVSEVMREAENLVKAGVKELLVISQDTSAYGVDLKYRAEFWQSKLLKTRMTELAGALGDLGAWVRLHYVYPYPHVDEVIPLMAEGKILPYLDIPLQHASPRVLKAMKRPGNQDSNLARIKQWREICPDLTLRSTFITGFPGETEDDFQQLLDFLGEARLDRVGCFTYSPVEGAAANALPDQVPEEVKLERQARLMELQAEISAERLAQKIGRTLTVLVDEVDEEGAVARSMGDAPEIDGLVYVEDGTGLKPGDFVTVTVEDADEHDLWASRTA from the coding sequence ATGTCCAAATCCCCAAAAATAGGCTTCGTCTCGCTCGGCTGCCCCAAGGCGCTGGTCGATTCGGAGCAAATCCTCACCCAGCTGCGTGCCGAAGGCTACGACATTTCGCCCAGCTATGAGTCTGCCGATCTGGTAGTGATCAATACCTGCGGCTTCATCGACGCGGCGGTGGAAGAGTCGCTCGACGCCATCGGCGAGGCGCTGGCCGAGAACGGCAAGGTGATCGTCACCGGCTGCCTGGGCGCGCGACCCGAAGTCATCATGGAAGCGCACCCGCAGGTGCTGGCGGTGACCGGCCCGCATGCCCTGCAGGAAGTGATGAGCGCGGTGCACCAGCATCTGCCGCAGCCGCACGACCCGTTCACCAGCCTGATCCCGGAACAGGGCATCAAGCTGACGCCTCGGCACTACGCCTATCTGAAAATCTCCGAGGGCTGCAACCACCGCTGCACCTTCTGCATCATTCCGTCCTTCCGTGGCGATCTGGTCAGCCGTCCGGTGAGCGAGGTGATGCGCGAGGCGGAAAACCTGGTCAAGGCGGGCGTAAAGGAACTGCTGGTGATTTCGCAGGACACCAGCGCCTATGGGGTGGACCTGAAATACCGCGCCGAATTCTGGCAGAGCAAGCTGCTGAAAACCCGCATGACCGAACTGGCCGGGGCGCTGGGCGACCTGGGCGCCTGGGTGCGGCTGCATTACGTCTATCCCTATCCGCACGTGGACGAAGTGATCCCGCTCATGGCGGAGGGCAAGATCCTGCCCTACCTCGATATCCCGCTACAGCACGCCAGCCCGCGCGTGCTCAAGGCCATGAAGCGGCCCGGCAACCAGGACAGCAACCTGGCGCGCATCAAGCAATGGCGCGAGATTTGCCCCGATCTGACGCTGCGCAGCACCTTCATCACCGGCTTCCCCGGCGAAACCGAGGACGATTTCCAGCAGCTGCTGGATTTCCTCGGCGAGGCGCGGCTCGACCGCGTCGGCTGTTTCACCTATTCACCGGTGGAAGGCGCAGCGGCCAATGCCTTGCCCGACCAGGTGCCGGAAGAAGTGAAACTGGAACGTCAGGCGCGCCTCATGGAACTGCAGGCGGAAATCAGCGCCGAGCGGCTGGCGCAAAAGATCGGCCGGACGCTGACGGTGCTGGTGGACGAGGTGGATGAAGAGGGTGCCGTGGCGCGCAGCATGGGCGATGCGCCGGAAATCGATGGCCTGGTGTACGTGGAAGATGGAACAGGTCTGAAGCCGGGCGATTTCGTCACGGTCACGGTCGAGGACGCGGACGAGCACGACTTGTGGGCTAGCCGGACGGCGTGA
- a CDS encoding Crp/Fnr family transcriptional regulator, translating into MSTEHFSSEQKILRVMRKVLGSVVKDVTPRDGEDNPLTDNTIEEIRDIFGLISVREKELLETLGRLSADRPQYPGEKPAAKVIPISIGSLKASKKPAESTSPLAQTALFNGVDLDAVEPLLDDCPLYELEAGETLLAAGAKNNHLFLVMGGSLKAELDEARTMNFSAGQCIGEISALGESTMSAPVVAVEASLLLAIDPDTLWAMMDADAVVARNILAMLAHR; encoded by the coding sequence ATGAGCACCGAACACTTTTCTTCCGAACAAAAAATCCTGCGCGTCATGCGCAAGGTGCTGGGCAGCGTCGTCAAGGACGTGACGCCGCGAGACGGTGAGGACAACCCGCTGACCGACAACACCATCGAGGAAATTCGCGATATTTTCGGCCTGATTTCCGTACGCGAGAAAGAACTGCTCGAAACGCTCGGCCGGCTTTCCGCCGACCGCCCCCAATATCCAGGCGAAAAGCCCGCAGCCAAGGTCATTCCCATCAGTATCGGCAGCCTCAAGGCTTCGAAAAAGCCAGCCGAATCGACCAGTCCCCTGGCCCAAACCGCGCTATTCAATGGCGTCGACCTGGACGCGGTGGAACCGCTGCTGGACGATTGCCCCCTGTATGAACTGGAAGCGGGCGAAACGCTGCTTGCCGCCGGCGCGAAAAACAACCATCTGTTCCTGGTGATGGGAGGCAGCCTCAAGGCGGAACTGGACGAGGCGCGCACCATGAACTTCTCCGCCGGACAATGCATCGGCGAAATTTCCGCGCTGGGCGAGAGCACCATGTCGGCCCCGGTCGTCGCCGTGGAAGCATCCCTGCTCCTGGCAATCGACCCCGATACGCTATGGGCGATGATGGATGCCGATGCCGTAGTCGCACGCAACATCCTGGCCATGCTGGCACACCGCTAA